GAACCGGCCGCGACGGCGGCTACGACCCCGGCAAGCTCCCCCTCCTCGCGCACGCCCTGCGCGAGACCTGGCGCCGCCGCACCAACCGGTGGCTCACCATCACCGGCTACCGCGACACAGGCGGCATCGAAGGCGCCCTGCGGGACACCGCCGAGACCACCTACGCCAACCTGACCGGCGAACAGCAGGCAGCAGCCCGGCTCATCCTCCTCGCCCTGATCCGCGCGAGCGACCTCACCCGTCGCCGGCTGAACACCACCCACCTCCTCGCCGGTCTCGACAACCCGACCGCGGCCCGCCACGCCCTGGACCAGCTCGTACGCGCCCATCTCGTCACCGTCGACCACGACTCGGTCACCATCACCCACGAGGCACTGGTAGGCGGCTGGCCCCGCCTCGCCGAATGGATCAGCGGCGACCGCGAACTCGTCGAGATCACCCAGGAGATCGAGCCCGACGCCACCCGCTGGCACCTCCAGCAGACCAGCCCCAGACCGGCCCGCCGGCGGCTGTGGGCCTGGCGAACGAATCTCGGCGTTCTCTACAGCGGCGCCCGACTCGCCGAAATCAACGGCCGCCTCCGTGGACGCACCCCCGACCACATCCAGGTGGCAGCGTTCCTCACCGCATCCCGCCGCCGCGCCACCCGCGCCGCCCGCCTGCGCACCGCTGGCATCCTCGGCCTCGTCGGCCTCCTCGTCCTCGTCACCGCGCTCGCGGCCTTCGCGTTCGTCCAGCAGGACCGCGCCCAATCCGCTCAACTACTCGCTGTCGCCCGTAGCCTGTCCGTCCAGGCTGGGGCGGTTCAGGACAGCGATCCCCGCCTCGCGCTCCAGCTCGCGCTCGCGGCCCACGACCTGAACGCCAGCCCAGAAGTCACCGGCTCCTTGGTTGCCGTCATTGCCGCGACCCGTCACGTCCCGCTCGGCCAACCGTTGAAAGCCGACCACAACGTGTCGTGGGTGGCATTTTCCCCAGAGAAGAAGATCCTCGCCACAGGCGGCCACAGCCAGGATGCGGGGGATGCAGACGAGGGCGCGGTGCGGCTCTGGGACGTGAGTGACCCGGCCGCTCCCCACCCACTCAGCCCGACACTCGCCGGAACCGCAGGCCCGCTGGCGTTCTCGCCGGACGGAAGACTTCTGGCTGGTGCAGCTGCCGACGGTGGCGTGCGGCTCTGGGACGTGAGTGACCCGGCCGCTCCCCACCCACTCAGCCCGACACTCGCCGGAACCGCAGGCCCGCTGGCGTTCTCTCCGGACGGAAGACTTCTGGTCAGCGGAGGGGAGGACGATGGGACGGTACAGCTGTGGGAGGTGACCGATCCCACCACTCCCCACCCACTCGGTCGGCCCCTCGCCAACGTGAACGGGTCGGTGGCGCTGTCCCCAGATGGAAAAATCCTGGCTGGCCGTGTCGGCACCGACAGTATCGACAGCACGCTACGGCTGTGGGACATCACCGATCCCACCGCCCCCAACCCACTCGGGCAGATCACCCAGGCAGGCAACACGAGTCAGGAGCACTATGCGGTACTGGCGTTCTCGCCAGACGGAAGAACCCTGGCCAGCGGCGGTGACGATGGAGAGGGGGCCATGCGGTTGTGGGAGGTGACCAACCCGGCCGCCCCCCGCCTACTCAGCCAGCTCCCGACGAACCACCTGGTGGATTCGATAGTGTTCTCCCCGGACGGTAGAACCTTGGCCAGCGGCGGTGGCGGCGCCACCACACCGGGCGAGATTCGGCTGTGGGATGTCAGCGACCCAGCCAGCCCCGTCCTCCTCGACCAGGCCCTTACCGATCACACTGGCTGGATGGGATCGGCAACGTTCTCCCCGGACAGCGGCACCCTCGCCAACGCCAGCGGCGACGGCGCGGTACGGCTGTGGGACGTGACCAGCCCGGGGATCCCTCGTCCGCTCGGCCGCGTCGCCACTGGCCCGTTGGGGCCAATGGCATTCTCTCCGGACGGGGAGATGCTGGCCGGCGTCGTCACCGAGGGTGATGACAGCGCCGTGCGGCTGTGGGACATCACCGACCCCACCGCACCCCGCGTCCTCGGTCAGCACCTCATTCCCGGCGACACGGGTGGCTTCGTGGAATCGGTGCTCTTCTCCCCGGACGGCAGGACACTCGCCAGCACCCGTCAACAGGCAGACGAGGTACAGCTGTGGGACGTCACGAACCCCATGGCCCTCCGCCCGCTCGGAACACCCCTCACCGGCGTCTCCGGCCCGGTGACGTTCTCTCCGGACGGGGAGAAGCTGGCCGGCGTCGCCACCGAGGGTGATGACAACACCGTGCGGCTGTGGGACATCACCGACCCCACCGCACCCCGCGTCCTCGGTCAGCACCTCATTCCCGGCGACACGGGTGGCTTCGTGGAATCGGTGGTCTTCTCCCCGGACGGCAGGACGCTCGCCAGTGCCAGCGCCAGTCAACACACTGGCGAGGTACGGCTGTGGGACATCACCGACCCCACGGCCCCCCACCCGCTCGGACCACCGCTCTCGGGCTACTACGGGCCTGTATGGTCGGTGGCATTCTCTCCGGATGGCAACACTCTGGTCAGCACCGGCGATGGAGGCATGGTGCGGCTGTGGGAGGTGACCGATCCGGCCACTCCCCGCCTGCTCGACCAACCCCTCACCGGCCATGTCGACTCGGTGACGTCGGTGACCTTCTCTCCAGACGGCAGGACCCTCGCCAGCGCCAGTCACAGCGGAATCGGCGAGAGCGGCGAGAGCGGCGAGAGCGGCGAGAGCGGCGAGAGCGGCGAGATAAGGCTGTGGGACGTCGCCGACCTGGCTGTCACTCGCCCGCTAGGCCATCCCCTCCTTCTGGGGCCTAGTTGGGCGGTTTCACTGGCGTTCTCTCCCGACGGCAAGATGCTGGCCAGCAGCGATTACAACGAGAACAACGGGACACTCCTGCTATGGGATACATCTCCCCTAGCGGAAGTGCGCGAAGATCCTGTTCGCATCACCTGCTCCCTCAGTCACGCCAGCCTTACTCCCGATAAATGGAAATACTACGTCCCCGACTTCCCCTACCGGGATATCTGCGCGAATCAAAAATAACGCGGATAGCGGTCGCGGGTGCCAGCCAGCTACTCCAA
This is a stretch of genomic DNA from Parafrankia irregularis. It encodes these proteins:
- a CDS encoding caspase, EACC1-associated type — translated: MSGDLAGPGSRVLLVGTGHHAPGSKYPDLPSVTSTISQLVQVLTARCGVAPEQIETLVDPSDPLVLARTVSRVARAAGDVFLLWFVGHGALSPDGELHLGTQAMVDLTQGQVEFQALPYRFLRARLTEDCAANRILVVLDACASGGAGGAVPAGRWAAAFDRAGSGSCLLASSPRGVASYAPPGATTTAFTGAAIDLLRDGDPGSGPDITFDQLVRHLTRALPEQGLPTPMYWSVGQIGDLLLTTNPAYQPPTVPQQIMPPGQELLDPHGRPVVPYPGLETFGPAMTRFFHGRDTAVADLVNRVAHRAVDGGGPLFVLGPSGSGKSSLVRAGLLPALRRGQGADGASARWPHFVLTPGDDPVAALARVLAGPAGLDPATLAGRLAGTTADIEAMVGEVADRLLDRRAGHAAGSESDATDAARMVLVVDQFEELFTLCESDERRGAFLDALAAISHGTNGHGPRGVTVAVLRADFVERAAAVPALAHALGDQALVLGAMTGDEVRAVIEQPARTAGLGVQPGLADLILSELGTGRDGGYDPGKLPLLAHALRETWRRRTNRWLTITGYRDTGGIEGALRDTAETTYANLTGEQQAAARLILLALIRASDLTRRRLNTTHLLAGLDNPTAARHALDQLVRAHLVTVDHDSVTITHEALVGGWPRLAEWISGDRELVEITQEIEPDATRWHLQQTSPRPARRRLWAWRTNLGVLYSGARLAEINGRLRGRTPDHIQVAAFLTASRRRATRAARLRTAGILGLVGLLVLVTALAAFAFVQQDRAQSAQLLAVARSLSVQAGAVQDSDPRLALQLALAAHDLNASPEVTGSLVAVIAATRHVPLGQPLKADHNVSWVAFSPEKKILATGGHSQDAGDADEGAVRLWDVSDPAAPHPLSPTLAGTAGPLAFSPDGRLLAGAAADGGVRLWDVSDPAAPHPLSPTLAGTAGPLAFSPDGRLLVSGGEDDGTVQLWEVTDPTTPHPLGRPLANVNGSVALSPDGKILAGRVGTDSIDSTLRLWDITDPTAPNPLGQITQAGNTSQEHYAVLAFSPDGRTLASGGDDGEGAMRLWEVTNPAAPRLLSQLPTNHLVDSIVFSPDGRTLASGGGGATTPGEIRLWDVSDPASPVLLDQALTDHTGWMGSATFSPDSGTLANASGDGAVRLWDVTSPGIPRPLGRVATGPLGPMAFSPDGEMLAGVVTEGDDSAVRLWDITDPTAPRVLGQHLIPGDTGGFVESVLFSPDGRTLASTRQQADEVQLWDVTNPMALRPLGTPLTGVSGPVTFSPDGEKLAGVATEGDDNTVRLWDITDPTAPRVLGQHLIPGDTGGFVESVVFSPDGRTLASASASQHTGEVRLWDITDPTAPHPLGPPLSGYYGPVWSVAFSPDGNTLVSTGDGGMVRLWEVTDPATPRLLDQPLTGHVDSVTSVTFSPDGRTLASASHSGIGESGESGESGESGESGEIRLWDVADLAVTRPLGHPLLLGPSWAVSLAFSPDGKMLASSDYNENNGTLLLWDTSPLAEVREDPVRITCSLSHASLTPDKWKYYVPDFPYRDICANQK